Part of the Qipengyuania sp. SS22 genome, GAAGCGGCGCGATTGTTCGCCTTCCACAAGCCCTCCGGCCTGATCACCGCCGAGCGCGATCCTGCCGGTCGCCCGACGATTTACACCGCCTTGCGCAACGCCCTGCCCCGCGACACGGGCCGCGTGATGCCGGTGGGTCGTCTGGACTTTACGACCGAGGGTCTGCTGCTGCTCACCAATGATGGCGAGTTGAAGCGGGCGATGGAGCTGCCCTCTTCGGCCATCCCGCGGACCTATCGTGCGCGCGCCTTTGGCGACGTCACGCAGGCACAGCTCGACGATTTGATCGAAGGCATCGAGATCGACGGTCTGCGCTATGGCCGGATCGAAGCCGATCTCGAACGCGGCTCGGGCAAGAACCGCTGGATTCAGCTGACGCTGACCGAAGGCAAAAACCGTGAAGTCCGGCGCGTGCTCGAACATCTCGACCTCAAGGTGAATCGCTTACTGCGCACCGCCTATGGCCCGTTCGAACTGGCCGATCTTCCGCGCGGGCAGGCAGTCGAAATTCGCCAGGCCGATGTCGAACGGTTCCGCAAACAGCTCAAGCGCGGGGGCCAGCTTTGAGAATCATCGCGGGCGAATGGCGCGGGCGTAAGCTGGTCGCACCCCCGGGAGACCTCACCCGCCCCACCGCCGACCGGACGCGCGAGACGCTGTTCAACATGCTCGCCAGCCGCATTGGCAGTTTCGATGGTCTGTCAGTGCTCGATCTGTTCGCCGGTTCGGGCGCATTGGGGCTCGAAGCGCTGTCACGCGGAGCTGGATCCTGCCTGTTCGTCGAACAGGACGCCCAGGCGGTAAAGGCAATCCGCACCAATATCGACACCTTCGATGCGCGGCCGCGCTGTGTGGTGCAGCAAGCCTCGGTCATGAGCCTGGGTCCCGCCAAGGCGCCGCATGATTTGATACTGCTCGATCCACCCTACGAAACGGGAGCGGGTTTTGTCGCGCTCGAGCGTCTCACTCGGCTTGGCTGGATCGGATCCGCGACGTGGATCGCGCTCGAAACTGGCGCAAAGGAGGCCAGCGCCATGCGCAGGCTCGAACTGGTTGCCGAGCGGAAGACCGGCAAGGCGAAGATTTCGCTGCTCCGCCTCGCCGGATAATTCACGACACGATCACATCGGATCGGCGGCGTCAGAGTCCATATCGGTCATTTGATCCGGCTCTGCCATCGGCTCGTCCGCGCTTGGCGCCACCTGGGTCGCGGCTTGTGCCTCGATCTGCATCCAGGCTTGCGCCTGCTGCTCGGCAGGCAACCCGCTCACGGTGAGTTTATTGGCATCAGAAATGCGCCAGAACAATTCCCGGCGTTCGGGGGTAAGCGACCAATAATAGCTCTGCACTTCGCCCGGCCACGCATCGAACTGTCCCTGCAGTTCGACCGGCCAGGAGTCGTAGGATGCCTGCTGCTCTGCGGAGAGACCCATGTTGGTCTCCGCAGTCACCGCTTCATCGGAAGTCGCATCTGCCGACACGTCCTGCGCAATGGTGGGGATCGACAAGGAGGCGAGCGCGCCGCCGGCGACGAAGTAGAATGTCTTACGCATCATAAGTCCTTTCATTTGGGGGCGTGACGAGGCCCGTCCAGCGGCCCATCGGAGATGCGCTCGCTGTATACGACACCAACGCCGCTCCTGCCGATCGGCCCCGGTGCCAAACCCGCCTCCGCCACGCCCGGTCGCCAAATGTGCCCAAAATGCGGCAGCTTGCGAGCGCGCATGCAAAAAGGGCGAGATTGCCGTCAGCAATCCCGCCCTTCGAACGTCATGTACGCAATTCGTAGTGGCTACGCAGCTCAGGGTGGGCTTATGAACCCGGGTTCTTGGCAGGCAGCTTGCCCGGAATCTCGCTCGCGGGCTGACCCGGCCAGTATTCGAGCGGGCGGTTGCCCGTCTTGTTCTTGGCCCAGCTGTTGATGCAGCCGTCTTGCTGCATGCTATCGCACACGGGCAGATTTTCTCCCGAAGCCGCTGTGTACCCGGCCGGAGGAGACTGGCTGACTTCCTTGCTGACGAAACGCGGTGCGGTCGATGCCGAGGCTCTTGCGATGGATTCCATCGGCGTCGCGCCAGGACCAATTTGTGCGGCCACCTGCGCCCAGGCCTGCGCGCGGGCTGCGGGCGCCATTTCGTAAATGCGCACACGCTGGGCGTCGGTAAGCACCCACCAGCCCTCGGTCTGTGCGGGGGTGAGGGTCCAGTAATATTGCTGCACATCGCCGGGCCAGCCATCATAGGCGCTTTGCCGGTCGGCGGGCCAGGCATCATACATAGCCTGCTGGTCTGCCGACCACGCGTAGGCCTCGCCCTCCATGTGGTGATCTGCCAGCGCCGGGGCGGCGGTAAAGGCCAGCGCAGCGGCGCCGGCAAGGATAAGATTACGCATCGGAGATTGCTCCATTTGTCGTTGTCATCGCCGAATCTACGCAGCGAATGGGTGGTCGGTTCCGGTGGATGTCTGCGCGCGGGGCTTGTCTTGCGACCATGCGTTCCCTAGCTGTTCCGAACCTTCATGACCGATCTACCCATCCCGTCCGACGCGCCCGACGATGCGCAGCTTCCCGCCTATGCAGCGCGCTTGAACGCCCCCCAGCGCGAGGCCGTTCTCACCACCGAAGGCCCCGTGCTGATGTTGGCCGGAGCGGGCACCGGCAAGACCGCGGCGCTAACCGCACGGCTGGCACATCTCATCGCAACGCGCCGGGCATGGCCGAGCGAAATCCTCTGCGTCACCTTCACCAACAAGGCCGCACGCGAGATGCGCGAGCGCGTGGGGCGGCATATCGGCGATGCGGTCGAAGGCATGCCCTGGCTTGGCACCTTCCACTCGATCGGCGCGCGCATGCTGCGCCGCCATGCCGAACTGGTCGGGCTCAAGAGCAATTACACGATCATCGATCCGGACGACCAGTTGCGGCTGTTGAAGCAGCTGATCCAGGAGAACGATCTCGACGAGAAGCGTTGGCCCGCGCGCCAACTCGCCGGCCTGCTCGACCGCTGGAAGAATCGCGGGCTCAACCCCGGCGATCTCGATGCAGTGGAGAACGAAAGCTATGCCAATGGCCGCGGGGCGCAGTTTTACAAGCTCTACCAAGACCGCCTGAAAGCGCTCAACGCCTGCGATTTCGGCGACCTGCTGCTACATATGCTCAACATTTTCCGCGAGCATCACGACGTGCTGGCGCAATATCAGCAGCGCTTCAAATATATCCTCGTCGACGAATATCAGGACACCAACCAAGTCCAGTATCTGTGGCTGCGCCTGCTTGCCCAGACACGCAAGAACATCTGCGTGGTGGGCGACGACGACCAGTCGATCTATTCATGGCGCGGCGCAGAAGTCGCCAATATCCTCAAGTTCGAAAAGGATTTTCCCGGCGCGGCGGTGGTCAAGCTCGAGCAGAACTATCGCTCCACCCCGCAGATCCTCGGGGCGGCATCGGGGCTGATCAACGCCAATAGCGAACGGCTCGGCAAGACGCTGTGGACCGAGCTTCCGGCGGGCGAGAATATCCGCGTAATCGGCGTATGGGACGGACCCGAGGAAGCCCGCCGCGTGGGCGAGGAGATCGAGCGGCTGGAACGCGAAGGCGCGCCGCTCGACCAGATCGCGATCCTCGTACGTGCGCAGTACCAGACACGCGAATTCGAAGACCGGTTCATCCAGATCGGCCTCAATTACCGCATCGTCGGGGGCTTCCGCTTCTACGAGCGTGCCGAAATTCGCGATGCGCTGGCCTATCTGCGCACTATCGCCCAGCCCGCCGACGACCTCGCTTTCGAGCGGATCTACAACCAGCCCAAACGCGGGCTTGGCGCGAAGACACTGGAAGCCATGCGCCGCCACGCACGGCGTACACAGATGCCGCTGACCGCCGCCAGCCTCGACCTATGCGACACCGACGAATTGCCCGCGCGCGCGAAGAACAATCTCGTCGCGCTGCTCGGCCAGTTCGTCCATTGGCGCGAGCAGGTGGACAAGGTCACACCGTCCGAACTGCTGCGCCGCGTACTCGCCGAAAGCGGCTATGAAGACATGCTCCAGAAGGATCGCAGCGGGGAAAGCGCCGGGCGGCTGGAAAACCTCACCGAACTCGCTCGCGCGATGGAGGAATACGACACGCTCGGCGATTTCCTCGAGCATGTCGGGTTGGTGATGGACAATGACCGCGCTGGCGACGGCGAGAAGGTCACCATCATGACCATGCATGCCGCCAAGGGGCTCGAATTCGATCACGTCTTCCTACCAGGTTGGGAGGAAGGCGTCTTTCCCAGCCAGCGCGCGATCGACGAAGGCGGACTCGCCAGTCTCGAGGAAGAGCGCCGCCTCGCCTATGTCGCCATTACCCGCGCCAAGCGCCGCTGCACCATCCTGCACGCGGCCAACCGGCGCATTTACGGCCAATGGACCAGTTCGATCCCGAGCCGGTTCATCGAGGATTTGCCCGAGGAATATCTCACCAGAGAAACTACCATGACCGGCGGCGCTTCGCTGTGGCGGGCGAACTGGAGCGAGACCGAAGACCCCTTCGCGCATGTCTCGACCAGCCGACCCGATCGTTCGGGAGCCCGCGGTCCTGGGTGGCAGCGAGCGCTATCGTCGGGCTATGACACGACGCCCAAGCGCCTCGCCGAGCCCGGCCGCAGTGCGGCGAGCTTTGCCGCGCAACCCCGCAGCGACATCTCGATCGGCGCGCGCGTGTTCCACGACAAATTCGGCTATGGCTGCGTGACCGATCAGGAAGGCAACAAGCTGACGATCGAGTTCGAGAAGGCGGGCGAAAAGCGCGTACTCGACAGTTTCGTCAAGCTGGCTGACGATTAGGGCAGTTTGAAAGGCACCGTCGCACGCGGCTGTCCTGCGCATGCGCAGGACATGATTTGGCTGCGCGAAGGTCTCTGATCAGATCGCGGAAACGTCGAGGAAGCCCGGCCGCGGCCCGTTCCACTCACCCGACGCAACAGAGTCGCTGTCCTCGTCGCGGCGTTTGCGCGGTTCGCCCTTGGGCTTCGCCTTGCGCGCAGGCTTTTCGCGCGGCGCATCGTCCTCGTCGCGCGGCTTGCGGCTGCGCTTGGGCTTTGCCTCGTCCGCGGGTGCCGAAACTTTCTCGGGTGCCGAGGCCTTCTCCGGTGCAACCGCCTTCTCGGCGGGCTTGGCGCTGCTTTTCTCGACCAGATCGACACGGACATCGCTCTTGCCGAATACCGGAACTTCCGCACCGGTCAGCTTCTCGACATTGGCGATCGCCTCGGCATCTTCCTCGGCGACGAGGGTGAAGGCGCGGCCCTTGGCACCGGCCCTGCCCGTGCGTCCGATGCGGTGGACGTAATCGTCCGGATGCCACGGCGTGTCGAAGTTGAAGACGTGGCTGACACCCTTGATGTCGAGCCCGCGCGCGGCAACGTCCGATGCGACGAGAATATTCACCTCACCGGCCTTGAACCGCTCGAGTTCCTTGAGCCGGTTCGACTGGTCCATGTCGCCGTGGATTTCGCTCGACGCGAAACCATAGCTTTGCAGGCTCTTGTTGAGCTCGCGCACGGTGGTCTTGCGATTGGCAAAGATGATCGCGGTTTCGACATGGTCGTGTTCGAGCAGCCAGCGCAGCGTGTCGCGCTTCTGACGCGCCTTTACGGGCACCTTGAACGCGGTGATGTCCTTGTTCGTGGTCGCGGCACGGCTGACTTCGATCCGCTTGGGATTGTCGAGAAACTTCTTGGCCAGCTTTTCGATCGGCGGCGGCATCGTCGCCGAGAACAGCATGGTCTGGCGTGCGTCGGGCAGCTTCGAGCAGATGAACTCGATATCCGGGATGAAGCCCATGTCGAGCATACGATCGGCTTCGTCGATCACCAGCAGTTCGCAGCCGTTGAGCAGGATCTTGCCACGCTCGAACAGGTCCATAAGGCGGCCCGGCGTGGCGATCAGCACGTCGACGCCATCGTTCAGCGCCTTGACCTGGTCGCCCATCTGCACGCCGCCAATCAGCAGCGCGAGCTTGAGATCGTGGTTCTTGCCGTATTTTTCGAAATTCTCTGCCACCTGCGCGGCGAGTTCGCGCGTCGGGGCAAGGATAAGGCTGCGCGGCATCAGCGCGCGGCGACGGCCGCTCGCCATGATGTCGATCATCGGCAGCACGAAGCTCGCGGTCTTGCCGGTGCCCGTTTGGGCGATGCCAATGATATCCTTCATCATCAGCACCGGCGGAATCGCCTCGCGCTGGATGTCGGTCGGCTCGGTATAGCCAGCTTCGCTTACTGCCCTGAGCAAGTCTTCGGAAAGGCCGAGATCGGCAAAAGTCATGCGGTTCGAAATTGTCCCTGGAACATAGGCCGACAACAAGCTGCGCGTCCGCAACATCGGCTGGGCGCGCCCTTCGCCGGAAATACGCCGAAAGTCAAGAAATCACGCTGCGAAACGCGGCTCACCGGTCGTCGGTAACCGCCACAAGGCGATTGAGGTTGGAAATGCGACACTTCGCGCCGGCGCGCGACAACAGGCGATCGCGATCGACACAGAGCTTACCGTCGTCATTTTGCTCGACATAAAAGCCGAGGTAGAAATCACGCGGACTGCAGCTTTTCTCAAGCTCGGCAGTAATGATCTGGCGGTTGCGCATATACATCACCAGCCGGCTGTCACGGTCGGATACGCCGATGATGTCGCTCGCATCGACGCAACTGCCGTAAGGTCGTTCGACGAGCCGCGGCGGCGGAGCCTGGCGCGGCAGTTCGGTCAGAAAGCTGCGCCGCATGCTGCCGGGCTGCGGGCTGATCCGCAGGATGACGCGGCGCTCGATCCGCACCTGGTTGGCAACCGGTATGCCGCGGCTGTCGGTAAACCCGGTCCAGATCGTGCCGCGTGCCGATAGCGCATCGACATCCACGCGAGCACTCTGCGAAACCCGAGCCTGGTGCACGGCCGCGTCCTCTCCCGCGCCTGACGGCGTGCCCAATGCGACGAGCATGGCAAAGAGAGGGGACAGCAAGGGCATGGGCTTCGTTCGAACGCTCCTCGGCCGCAGGTCGATTGACGTGCGGGAAGTTATAGCGATGCCTGATGCGCCCCCACGCTTGAATGCGGGCTTAATTGTTCTGGCCCGATTGGCAAGTGGTGGCATTCGCCCGTCCATCTATGGCAAGGATGCGGCAGATGACCGTGACCGACACCTTTTGCGCCGCCGCCGCCGATATTCTCGGGCCACGCGGGTTCACCCGCGATCCCGAGCTGGTGGAACCCTGGCTAACCGACTGGCGGGGACGGTACACCGGCAAGGCGGTGGGCCTGGCCTCGCCTGCGTCGACCGATGAGGTCGCCCGCTTCGTCACACTATGCGCGGCGCACCAGATGCCGATCGTCCCGCAGGGCGGGAACAGCGGCATGTCGGGCGGCGCCACGCCCGACGATAGCGGGAGGAGCGTATTGCTTTCGCTGCGCCGAATGGATGCGATCCGGGATTTCGATGTCGCTGCACAGCAGATTACCTGCGACGCTGGCGTCGTGCTCCAGACGCTGCACGAGACCGCCGACGCGCAAGGTCTGCGCTTTCCGCTTACGCTTGGCGGCAAGGGTTCGGCCACTGTGGGCGGCCTCATCTCGACCAATGCCGGGGGAACGCAGGTCCTGCGCCACGGCACGATGCGCGCGCAGGTGCTCGGGATCGAAGCGGTGCTGGCCGATGGCGAAATATTCTCCGGCCTGGTCCCGCTCAAGAAGGACAATCGCGGGTTCGACCTCAAGCAGATGCTGATCGGGTCCGAAGGGACATTGGGCATCGTCACCGCCGCAACCTTGCGGCTGGTGCCGCAAATCGGTGAGCGCCGTGTTGCATGGGTCGGCCTGCCCAGCATCTCGGCAGCGCGCGCATTGCTGCGCCACTGCGAGAAGGTCGCGGGCGAGGCGCTGGAGGGGTTCGAGGTGCTGCCCGGCCACTGCCTCGAATCGGTTCTGGCGCATGTTCCCACCGCGCGAAGCCCTTTGGGCGGCACCCATGGCTGGCATGCGCTGGTGGAACTGGTTGCGGATCAGGGTGACACAGGACAGCTGGACGGGCTGGTCGCCAAGGTATTCGAGAGTGCGATGGAGCACGGTCTGCTCGAGGATGCCGTCATATCATCCAGCGAGGCGCAGGCCGAAGCCTTCTGGCATATACGCGACAGCATCTCCGCAGCGGAGCGCGCGATCGGCCCGGCGATGCAGCACGACATTTCGGTGCCGGTGGCGCGGATGGCCGAATTTGTCGAGACGGTGGCACCGCAGGTGGAAGAACGGTTCCCCGGCTCGCGCGCGGTCGGTTTCGGGCATCTGGGAGATGGCAATATCCACTTCCACGTTCTCGCCCCCGCCGGTGCCGTGCGCGGCGAATGGGAATTGGGCGACGGAAAAGCGATCAGCGCCTTCGTGCATGACCGGGTGACCGATTTCGGCGGATCGCTCAGCGCGGAACACGGCATTGGCCAGATGAAACGCGATGAACTCGGGCGATTGGGCAATCCGGTGGCGCTCTCGCTGATGCGTAAGGTCAAGCAGGCGCTCGATCCGCAGGGGATACTCAACCCGGGCAAACTGGTGCCGCTTGCACCGCACGCCGCAACGCCGTAAAGCGCCCGCTTCGTGTGCTTGCCCATCGGGTTTGCCGCTCAATCCAATCGAATTTCGGAGAGTTCCATGGCCAGCGCGCCGCAGCCCAATCTGCCCCTGTTCTTCAAAGACCTGATGCCGCTTAACAGCAAGGACCATGCGAATTATCGCTCGCGTCCGATGACCAAGGCACCGTGGCTCGCCAAGCAGCATGCCGTGCCGCTGACCGTCGACGAGTTCGTCCAGGCGCAGCGCGATATGCCGATCGTCTTCTCGACCGGCCCCGATGCTGTTCCGCTGGCGCTGATGGGCCTCAATGACGGCGTCAACACTTTCGTCGACGAAGAAGGCTCCGTTACCGAGCAGGTCTACATCCCGGCCTATGTCCGCCGCTATCCGTTCATGCTCGCACGGCTCAAGCCCGACAGCGACGACCTGTCGCTGTGCTTCGACCCGACCGCGGAGAACATCGGCGAGTTCGAAGAAGGCCAGGCCTTGTTCGAAAATGGCGAGGCCAGCGAAGGTACCAAGCAGATCCTCGAATTCTGCGAGCAGTTCGAGCATGCGGGCCAGCGCACGCAGAACTTCATGAAGGAACTGAAGGATCACGACCTTCTCATGGAAGGCGAGATCGCGATCACCCAGGACGGTAGCGACAAGCCGTTCGTCTATCGCGGGTTCCAGATGATCAATCAGGAAAAGCTGCGCGAGCTGCGCGGCGACCAGCTGCGCAAGTGGACCGAAAACGGCCTGCTGCCGCTGATCTGGGCGCAGATCTTCTCGATGGACATGATGCGTACGATCTTCGGACGTCAGCTCCAGCAGGGCAAGGTGCCGATGCCCGACGCCGCGACTGCCGGTGTCCCGACTGCCTAAAAATCCGAGCAAGGGCGCGCGTCTTGTCATGAGGCGCGCGCCCTCGCCCCGCCTCTTGCGCACGCTCCCTGCTTGCGCGGTGCTGGCACTGGCGCTTCCGGGAACGCATGCGGACGCGCAGCAGCACTCCGCCGAGACACGCGAACTGCAGCCGCTCGAAGTTTTCCAACGTAGCGAAGACCTGCTGTTTGGCGTCGGCTATCGCCTGGCAACGGCCAACGCCGATTTCTGCCCGCAGACCGTGCGAGTCTCGGGGATGCTGATCCACGACGCGGAAAGCTATGGTGACCCGATCGCCGTGCGCCGCCGGTTCGGCTTGCATGGCGACATCGGTGTACAGGCGGTCGCTCCCGCGTCTCCGGCAGCCGCGGTGGGGATAGGCCGCAACGACACGATTCTGGCCATCAATGGCCAGACAATCGCGCAGGACTGGCCGAAAACCGATCCTCGCTGGCAGCGCGTATTCGGCCTGCGTGATGCAATCGACAGCGCGCTCGCCCTGGGAGCGCTGGACATCACCTGGCAGGCACCCGGGGGCACGATACGCACCGCGACGATCGAAGGCGTGGACGCGTGCCCGACGCGGTTCGAACTCATAGATTCGAAAAGCAACGCCGCCGCTGATGGCGAGCGTGTGCTTGTTGGGGAAGAATTTCCCGGCCTTGCCTATGATGAAGCCGCCTTCGCCGCAGCGATTGCGCATGAAATGGCGCATAATATACTTCGTCATCCGCAGACCTTCCGCGAGATCGGCTGGAAGCGGAAGCTTGTCCGCCTGTCCGAACGCGATGCCGACCGCCTGATGCCCTGGTTGCTGCACAACGCTGGCTACGATCCCGATGCGGCGATCGATTTCATGCGTCGCTGGGGGCCCAAGCATGGCGGATGGATCTTCCGTAAACGCTCGCACGACGGGTGGGATGAACGCGTTGAATTCATCGAGGCGGAACTGGCGACGATCGAGACGGCCAAGCAGTCGAGAACGGATGGGCGCGCCGATTGGTCGATGTTTTTCAAGGAAGAGCTACCAAGAGAGCTTCCAAAAAAGTAACACATTTGGTGATTACGAAGTAACACCGCCCCGGTGCTTCCCCTTCCAAGCCTTGTCGACTTCTGCCAGAACCGCCCCGAACGGACTGATGGAGAACTCCTTGCCCACTATCGTACCAGTCGTACTGTGCGGGGGGAGCGGCACCCGGCTCTGGCCGCGTAGCCGCTCGGCCAAACCGAAGCCTTTCATTCCGCTTCTCGGCGAGCAGACACTCTACCAGGCCACGCTCCAGCGCTGTTCGGATCGCACCCGGTTTGCCCGTCCGCTGGTGGTGATCGGCGAGAAACATCTGGAGTTCGCCAAGCCGCAGGCTGCCGATATCGCGCCCGATGCGCAGTTCGTCGTCGAACCCATGGGGCGGAACACGGCGCCAGCGATCGCGCTGGCCGCACTGGCGCTCGACGCGGGCGACATCATGCTCGTCTGCCCCAGCGACCACCACATTATCGATCGCCAGGCGTTCGAAGCCGCCGCCGAGGCCGCCGCCGAGTTGGCGAGCCAGGATTGGCTGGTGGCTTTCGGCATCGAGGCGACCGCTCCCGAGACCGGCTATGGCTATATCCGTCGCGGCGAAGCGCTTGGTGGAGGCCACCATGTGCACAGCTTCGTCGAAAAGCCCGACCTGGAAACCGCGCTCGGCTTTCTCGCCCAGGGTGGTTACGCCTGGAATGGCGGGATTTTCGCCTTTCGTGCGGGTCATTTCCTGTCCGAACTCGCCAAGCATCGACCCGCAATGGCCGAATCCGCAACCGCGGCTTTTGAAAGCCGTGCCGCCGGGAGCGAAGACTTTCGTCCCGATGCGGACCATTTCGCTGCGATTGCGCCGGAATCGGTCGATTACGCGATCATGGAAAACACCGATCGGGCAGCCATGGTCGATGTTTCGATGGGGTGGTCGGACATCGGCAATTGGGACGCACTGCTGCAGCAACGCAAAACCGCCGATGATGACAATGTCGTCGTCGGGCCGGGAGAGATCATCGGTGCGCAGGGCGCAATGATCGACAGCGACGGGCCGCATGTCACATTGATCGGGGCCGACAATATCGTCGTGGTCGTCGATGGCGAGGACATCCTCGTGACCAACCGCGATTCGGTCCAGCGCGTGGGCGAGGCGAGCCGGTGCAAGAACCAATGATCCGCAAGCTTCCCACCCGCTTCGTGGATAAGGTCTGGGGAGTAGAGCGGCTGCCCGCCCCCTTCCCGCACCCTTCTGACCAGCCCATTGGCGAAGTCTGGTTCGAACCCCCGCCCGAGCTCGACCAACTACTGGTCAAATATATTTTCACCAGCGAGCGGTTGTCCGTTCAGAACCACCCCAGCGACGAACAGGCCGAAGCGATGGGCCTCGCAGACGGCGGCAAGAGCGAATGCTGGGTCATTCTCGATGCCGAACCCGGTGCCTCCATCGCGGTGGGGTTCCGCGAGGACATTACTCCGGAAGACATGCGCAAGTCCGCTCTCGACGGCACGATCCTCGACAAGCTCGTCTGGCACGAGGTTCGGCGTGGCGATGCTTTCTACATCCCCGCAGGCACGGTCCACGCCATTGGCGGCGGGATCAGCCTCCTCGAGGTGCAGCAAAACAGCGACATCACCTTCCGGCTGTTCGATTACGGCCGGCCGCGCGAGCTCCATCTGGACCAGGGTGTCGAGGTCGCGACTACGGGACCCTACCCGCCCGATCTCAGCACGCGGATGGATGACGACGCCGGGTTATTGGTCGATGGGCCCCATTTCCGGCTGTTCTATTGGCAGAGCAACACGTCGGCTCCCCTCCCCGCGATCGCGCAAGCGCCGTCCATCGTGATACCGTTGTCGGGCGAAATCACGCTCGATGGGCAGCCGCTCGGCGCAGGAGAATGCGCGCTGGTCGAGGATCTCGGCTCGGCGTCACGCGCAGGGGATAGCCTGCTCCTGATTGCCCAGCCGACTGCATCGTCCTGATCCGAAACTGTCGGACTGCTCTCGCTG contains:
- a CDS encoding pseudouridine synthase — protein: MADNRLPEEGDRIAKLLARAGIASRREIERMIADGRIAIAGKVLDTPAVKLANLNGVTVDGKPVGQAEAARLFAFHKPSGLITAERDPAGRPTIYTALRNALPRDTGRVMPVGRLDFTTEGLLLLTNDGELKRAMELPSSAIPRTYRARAFGDVTQAQLDDLIEGIEIDGLRYGRIEADLERGSGKNRWIQLTLTEGKNREVRRVLEHLDLKVNRLLRTAYGPFELADLPRGQAVEIRQADVERFRKQLKRGGQL
- a CDS encoding class I mannose-6-phosphate isomerase, which produces MIRKLPTRFVDKVWGVERLPAPFPHPSDQPIGEVWFEPPPELDQLLVKYIFTSERLSVQNHPSDEQAEAMGLADGGKSECWVILDAEPGASIAVGFREDITPEDMRKSALDGTILDKLVWHEVRRGDAFYIPAGTVHAIGGGISLLEVQQNSDITFRLFDYGRPRELHLDQGVEVATTGPYPPDLSTRMDDDAGLLVDGPHFRLFYWQSNTSAPLPAIAQAPSIVIPLSGEITLDGQPLGAGECALVEDLGSASRAGDSLLLIAQPTASS
- a CDS encoding DEAD/DEAH box helicase, with amino-acid sequence MTFADLGLSEDLLRAVSEAGYTEPTDIQREAIPPVLMMKDIIGIAQTGTGKTASFVLPMIDIMASGRRRALMPRSLILAPTRELAAQVAENFEKYGKNHDLKLALLIGGVQMGDQVKALNDGVDVLIATPGRLMDLFERGKILLNGCELLVIDEADRMLDMGFIPDIEFICSKLPDARQTMLFSATMPPPIEKLAKKFLDNPKRIEVSRAATTNKDITAFKVPVKARQKRDTLRWLLEHDHVETAIIFANRKTTVRELNKSLQSYGFASSEIHGDMDQSNRLKELERFKAGEVNILVASDVAARGLDIKGVSHVFNFDTPWHPDDYVHRIGRTGRAGAKGRAFTLVAEEDAEAIANVEKLTGAEVPVFGKSDVRVDLVEKSSAKPAEKAVAPEKASAPEKVSAPADEAKPKRSRKPRDEDDAPREKPARKAKPKGEPRKRRDEDSDSVASGEWNGPRPGFLDVSAI
- the rsmD gene encoding 16S rRNA (guanine(966)-N(2))-methyltransferase RsmD produces the protein MRIIAGEWRGRKLVAPPGDLTRPTADRTRETLFNMLASRIGSFDGLSVLDLFAGSGALGLEALSRGAGSCLFVEQDAQAVKAIRTNIDTFDARPRCVVQQASVMSLGPAKAPHDLILLDPPYETGAGFVALERLTRLGWIGSATWIALETGAKEASAMRRLELVAERKTGKAKISLLRLAG
- a CDS encoding SapC family protein; translation: MASAPQPNLPLFFKDLMPLNSKDHANYRSRPMTKAPWLAKQHAVPLTVDEFVQAQRDMPIVFSTGPDAVPLALMGLNDGVNTFVDEEGSVTEQVYIPAYVRRYPFMLARLKPDSDDLSLCFDPTAENIGEFEEGQALFENGEASEGTKQILEFCEQFEHAGQRTQNFMKELKDHDLLMEGEIAITQDGSDKPFVYRGFQMINQEKLRELRGDQLRKWTENGLLPLIWAQIFSMDMMRTIFGRQLQQGKVPMPDAATAGVPTA
- a CDS encoding mannose-1-phosphate guanylyltransferase codes for the protein MPTIVPVVLCGGSGTRLWPRSRSAKPKPFIPLLGEQTLYQATLQRCSDRTRFARPLVVIGEKHLEFAKPQAADIAPDAQFVVEPMGRNTAPAIALAALALDAGDIMLVCPSDHHIIDRQAFEAAAEAAAELASQDWLVAFGIEATAPETGYGYIRRGEALGGGHHVHSFVEKPDLETALGFLAQGGYAWNGGIFAFRAGHFLSELAKHRPAMAESATAAFESRAAGSEDFRPDADHFAAIAPESVDYAIMENTDRAAMVDVSMGWSDIGNWDALLQQRKTADDDNVVVGPGEIIGAQGAMIDSDGPHVTLIGADNIVVVVDGEDILVTNRDSVQRVGEASRCKNQ
- a CDS encoding FAD-binding oxidoreductase encodes the protein MTVTDTFCAAAADILGPRGFTRDPELVEPWLTDWRGRYTGKAVGLASPASTDEVARFVTLCAAHQMPIVPQGGNSGMSGGATPDDSGRSVLLSLRRMDAIRDFDVAAQQITCDAGVVLQTLHETADAQGLRFPLTLGGKGSATVGGLISTNAGGTQVLRHGTMRAQVLGIEAVLADGEIFSGLVPLKKDNRGFDLKQMLIGSEGTLGIVTAATLRLVPQIGERRVAWVGLPSISAARALLRHCEKVAGEALEGFEVLPGHCLESVLAHVPTARSPLGGTHGWHALVELVADQGDTGQLDGLVAKVFESAMEHGLLEDAVISSSEAQAEAFWHIRDSISAAERAIGPAMQHDISVPVARMAEFVETVAPQVEERFPGSRAVGFGHLGDGNIHFHVLAPAGAVRGEWELGDGKAISAFVHDRVTDFGGSLSAEHGIGQMKRDELGRLGNPVALSLMRKVKQALDPQGILNPGKLVPLAPHAATP
- a CDS encoding ATP-dependent helicase; the encoded protein is MTDLPIPSDAPDDAQLPAYAARLNAPQREAVLTTEGPVLMLAGAGTGKTAALTARLAHLIATRRAWPSEILCVTFTNKAAREMRERVGRHIGDAVEGMPWLGTFHSIGARMLRRHAELVGLKSNYTIIDPDDQLRLLKQLIQENDLDEKRWPARQLAGLLDRWKNRGLNPGDLDAVENESYANGRGAQFYKLYQDRLKALNACDFGDLLLHMLNIFREHHDVLAQYQQRFKYILVDEYQDTNQVQYLWLRLLAQTRKNICVVGDDDQSIYSWRGAEVANILKFEKDFPGAAVVKLEQNYRSTPQILGAASGLINANSERLGKTLWTELPAGENIRVIGVWDGPEEARRVGEEIERLEREGAPLDQIAILVRAQYQTREFEDRFIQIGLNYRIVGGFRFYERAEIRDALAYLRTIAQPADDLAFERIYNQPKRGLGAKTLEAMRRHARRTQMPLTAASLDLCDTDELPARAKNNLVALLGQFVHWREQVDKVTPSELLRRVLAESGYEDMLQKDRSGESAGRLENLTELARAMEEYDTLGDFLEHVGLVMDNDRAGDGEKVTIMTMHAAKGLEFDHVFLPGWEEGVFPSQRAIDEGGLASLEEERRLAYVAITRAKRRCTILHAANRRIYGQWTSSIPSRFIEDLPEEYLTRETTMTGGASLWRANWSETEDPFAHVSTSRPDRSGARGPGWQRALSSGYDTTPKRLAEPGRSAASFAAQPRSDISIGARVFHDKFGYGCVTDQEGNKLTIEFEKAGEKRVLDSFVKLADD